The following proteins are encoded in a genomic region of Syntrophorhabdaceae bacterium:
- a CDS encoding aminopeptidase, with product MYDSNTLDKYADVLLWGLFTARKRRFRKGDVILLQYDPAATGLAEILYGKILDRGMYPLQRMGLTTVMERSFYEKATGRHLAWLPPGDRELYESINGRIFLRAPESLTHLKDIDPMRVSRVLVSRKVFRDILDGREERGAYGWTLCTYPTAGLAKQAKMSAAAYAGQIVKACFLDEKDPIGKWNAVHAEATRIKEWLSDLKVRYFRVHSKNIDLVLTPGEKRKWAGISGHNIPSFEVFLSPDWRGTEGTYYANLPSFRSGNYIEGVRLVFKKGKVVEADAKKGAEFLNKQIAMDRGASRVGEFSLTDRRFSLIDRFMADTLFDENFGGPEGNCHLALGASYSDTFSGNPGKLTKEMKQKLGFNDSALHWDLVNTEAKTVVARLANGKELVIYEKGAFCLP from the coding sequence ATGTATGACAGCAACACACTCGACAAATACGCCGATGTGCTCCTCTGGGGGCTTTTTACGGCACGGAAGCGAAGATTCAGGAAAGGCGATGTCATTTTGCTTCAGTACGATCCCGCGGCCACGGGTCTCGCGGAGATCCTTTACGGTAAGATTCTCGACCGGGGTATGTATCCCCTTCAGCGCATGGGACTCACGACAGTCATGGAACGCTCATTCTATGAAAAGGCCACCGGCCGGCATCTCGCCTGGCTGCCTCCCGGAGACAGGGAACTTTACGAGTCTATCAACGGAAGAATATTCCTGCGGGCCCCCGAATCCCTTACCCATCTCAAGGACATAGATCCCATGCGGGTAAGCAGGGTCCTCGTATCCCGAAAGGTGTTCAGAGACATCCTTGACGGGAGGGAGGAACGGGGAGCCTACGGGTGGACACTGTGCACCTATCCCACCGCCGGTCTTGCGAAACAGGCGAAGATGTCCGCCGCCGCCTATGCCGGGCAGATCGTCAAGGCCTGCTTTCTCGATGAGAAGGACCCCATCGGGAAATGGAACGCCGTTCATGCGGAGGCAACGCGCATCAAGGAATGGCTCAGCGACCTGAAGGTACGCTATTTCCGCGTGCATTCAAAAAATATCGACCTTGTCCTCACTCCCGGAGAAAAGCGCAAATGGGCAGGCATATCCGGCCACAACATCCCCAGTTTCGAGGTCTTTCTCTCGCCGGACTGGCGGGGCACGGAGGGCACCTATTACGCAAACCTGCCTTCTTTCCGGAGCGGCAACTACATCGAGGGCGTGCGACTCGTATTCAAAAAAGGGAAGGTCGTTGAGGCCGATGCGAAAAAAGGCGCCGAATTCCTGAACAAGCAGATAGCGATGGACAGGGGCGCCTCACGGGTGGGGGAATTCTCCCTTACGGACAGGCGTTTCTCCCTCATTGACCGGTTCATGGCGGACACCCTCTTCGACGAGAATTTCGGGGGCCCCGAGGGAAACTGCCACCTCGCTCTCGGTGCGTCCTACAGCGACACCTTCAGCGGCAATCCCGGCAAGCTTACAAAGGAAATGAAGCAGAAACTGGGCTTCAACGACTCGGCCCTTCACTGGGACCTCGTCAATACCGAGGCAAAGACCGTGGTTGCCCGCCTTGCGAACGGCAAGGAACTCGTCATCTACGAAAAGGGTGCCTTCTGTCTCCCTTGA
- the amrS gene encoding AmmeMemoRadiSam system radical SAM enzyme, protein MKRRDFLKVAAFSPFIVSGTARAVTEGSRPAFHEALYYRKARSGKSVDCLLCPRRCSLPEDATGFCRARKNIAGKLYSLGYASPCAVHIDPVEKKPFFNVLPRTLSFSVASAGCNFRCKFCQNWQISQVSPLETVNITLSPQDLVAAAIRKGCKSIAYTYTEPTNFYEYMFDTARLARKQGILNVSHSNGYINPGPLKALSRHMDAVNIDLKGFSSSFYGKLCEGELEPVLATIKTLKRSGVWVEITNLVIHGYNDDEKMIKGMCEWIAANAGTDVPVHFSRFHPMYKLTGVSPTSVKTLEGARQTAIEAGLAFVYIGNVPGHPGENTYCPKCKKLLIQRSGYNVLSMSLKNGTCPSCGTRIGGIWTT, encoded by the coding sequence ATGAAAAGAAGAGATTTCCTGAAGGTCGCGGCGTTCTCGCCTTTTATCGTCTCCGGGACTGCCCGGGCTGTGACCGAGGGGTCCCGGCCGGCCTTCCACGAGGCGCTTTATTATAGAAAAGCCCGCTCGGGGAAGAGTGTTGACTGCCTTCTATGCCCCCGCCGCTGCTCTCTTCCCGAGGATGCGACGGGTTTTTGCAGAGCCCGCAAGAACATTGCCGGCAAGCTCTATTCCCTCGGCTACGCTTCGCCGTGTGCGGTGCATATCGACCCCGTGGAAAAGAAACCTTTCTTCAACGTCCTCCCCAGAACGCTCTCCTTTTCCGTGGCAAGCGCCGGCTGCAACTTCAGGTGCAAGTTCTGTCAGAACTGGCAGATCTCCCAGGTATCGCCCCTTGAGACGGTCAATATCACGCTGTCACCTCAAGACCTCGTCGCCGCCGCCATCCGAAAAGGCTGCAAGAGCATCGCCTACACCTACACGGAACCCACGAACTTTTACGAATATATGTTCGACACGGCGAGGTTAGCCCGCAAGCAGGGTATCCTCAACGTTTCCCATTCCAACGGCTATATCAACCCCGGGCCCCTGAAGGCGCTGAGCAGGCACATGGATGCCGTGAACATCGATCTCAAGGGCTTCAGCAGCTCCTTTTACGGCAAGCTCTGCGAGGGAGAACTGGAGCCCGTGCTCGCCACCATAAAGACGCTCAAGCGCTCCGGGGTGTGGGTGGAGATCACCAACCTCGTCATACATGGCTACAACGATGACGAAAAGATGATAAAGGGTATGTGCGAATGGATCGCCGCGAATGCCGGGACAGACGTACCCGTCCATTTTTCCCGCTTCCACCCCATGTATAAACTGACGGGGGTTTCTCCCACGTCCGTCAAGACGCTGGAGGGCGCCCGGCAAACAGCCATAGAAGCGGGGCTCGCGTTCGTCTATATCGGGAATGTCCCGGGCCATCCCGGCGAGAACACCTATTGTCCGAAATGCAAGAAACTCCTCATTCAGAGATCGGGGTACAATGTCTTGAGCATGAGCCTCAAGAACGGCACGTGTCCCTCTTGCGGGACAAGGATCGGAGGGATATGGACAACATGA
- the amrB gene encoding AmmeMemoRadiSam system protein B translates to MRTRRGKRALFGGALMAALIIGVLLLHGHGVDAQSVAAVKKPVFAGSFYPADTLSLQTMIDGYLGEAHKDGDVPPGVFAVVAPHAGYIYSGKTAAYSYNAVRGKGIRTVVLLGSSHRSSFAGIALYPSGSWETPLGKVPVDAAMGRKMASLCGAVKSLPGAFDEEHSLEVQLPFLQRTLKSFKIVPLLTGVMERRDIEALANALTTVLKQHKGKVLLLVSSDMSHYHSYEEAVRIDSSTLRLMADLNPDGLLEGLSKKENELCGAPAVVAAMMAAVKMGGQAQPLHYTNSGNTAGDRHRVVGYGSVAFWQPESKEDSPLTGAEKKRLLAIARKTLKEYVSSRTVPGIEVTEPALHERRGVFVTLTIRGRLRGCIGYIKPVAPLYRSVMDMTVAASSKDMRFRAVAMDELKDIHIEVSVLSPLKLVNSVDEIKVGIHGLYIVKGGRAGLLLPQVATQYKWGREEFLQNTCAKAGLPEDSWKDKETRIYIFSAQIFSE, encoded by the coding sequence ATGAGAACACGGCGTGGGAAAAGGGCCCTTTTCGGCGGCGCCTTGATGGCGGCGCTCATCATCGGCGTTCTCCTTCTGCATGGGCATGGGGTTGATGCACAATCGGTCGCGGCGGTGAAAAAACCTGTCTTTGCAGGCTCCTTTTATCCCGCAGACACGCTGTCCCTGCAGACCATGATTGATGGCTATCTCGGGGAAGCGCACAAGGATGGCGATGTGCCGCCGGGGGTATTTGCCGTCGTCGCTCCCCATGCGGGGTACATCTATTCAGGAAAGACTGCGGCTTATTCATACAATGCCGTGAGGGGAAAGGGCATACGGACGGTGGTCCTTCTCGGCTCGAGCCATCGCAGCTCCTTTGCGGGCATAGCTCTCTACCCGTCGGGCAGCTGGGAAACACCCCTCGGAAAGGTGCCCGTTGACGCCGCCATGGGCCGGAAAATGGCGTCTCTCTGCGGCGCCGTCAAGAGTCTTCCCGGCGCTTTCGACGAAGAGCATTCCCTTGAGGTACAGCTCCCCTTCCTCCAGCGGACGCTTAAGAGTTTTAAGATCGTCCCGCTTCTGACGGGGGTCATGGAAAGGCGGGATATCGAGGCCCTCGCCAACGCCCTCACGACGGTCCTGAAACAACACAAGGGAAAAGTGCTTCTTCTTGTCTCCTCTGACATGTCCCACTACCATTCCTATGAGGAAGCCGTCAGGATCGACTCGTCGACGCTGCGGCTCATGGCCGACCTCAACCCGGATGGGCTCCTCGAAGGCCTGTCGAAGAAAGAGAACGAGCTATGCGGTGCGCCGGCAGTCGTTGCCGCCATGATGGCCGCAGTAAAGATGGGCGGACAGGCACAGCCTCTTCACTATACAAATTCGGGGAATACAGCGGGAGACAGGCACAGGGTTGTTGGCTACGGTTCCGTGGCCTTCTGGCAGCCTGAGAGCAAGGAAGACTCACCCCTTACGGGGGCCGAAAAGAAGCGGCTTCTTGCCATCGCCCGGAAGACCCTCAAGGAATACGTGTCATCGAGGACCGTCCCCGGCATCGAGGTCACAGAACCGGCACTCCACGAAAGAAGGGGCGTCTTTGTGACGCTCACCATTCGCGGACGGCTGCGGGGATGCATCGGCTACATCAAGCCTGTCGCGCCTCTTTACAGGTCGGTGATGGATATGACCGTCGCGGCATCGTCGAAGGACATGAGGTTCCGGGCCGTTGCCATGGACGAACTCAAGGACATACACATCGAGGTCTCCGTGCTTTCGCCCCTTAAATTGGTCAATTCCGTGGATGAGATCAAGGTGGGCATCCATGGTCTGTATATCGTAAAGGGCGGCAGAGCGGGCCTTCTGTTGCCGCAGGTTGCCACTCAGTATAAATGGGGCCGGGAGGAATTCCTGCAAAACACCTGCGCAAAGGCCGGCCTGCCGGAAGATTCGTGGAAGGACAAGGAGACAAGGATATACATTTTTTCGGCGCAGATATTCTCAGAATAG
- a CDS encoding fused MFS/spermidine synthase produces MIAPLVFALIVTGFSGIVAQTVLIRESLIIYGGNELSIGLTIGSWILWEALGACIGGRWPRRVSRVPQAFIAANLVFSLAFPAGVYCIRTLKVILGLPPEVSMGIAGIFFASMAIFLPVGLLHGLSFTASCRVYESLKQARGQAAGRVYFYEMLGTIAGGILVSYVLITWLHSFRIAALILILIPLACLVMAVSAAPAHRRLLAGLSLAAALGWTLFLALGLDDRLQSRSITVQWHGREVVSYENSHYQNIAVTRAMDQYTFFTDGLPAATMPVPDITRVEEIVHIPLLAHGAPRDILIIHGGAGGVIGEVLKYPTVRRVDYVEIDPAYLSAITRHPSGLVRSELGDCRVELHYADGRGFVKRAHPTRRYDVVLLGLSAPGTLQANRFFTVEFFREARRILADEGILVFTVPGSLTYYGSELRDINMSAMATARSVFDRVAVVPGEENIFLVSPSAKTINLSAQQLEGRLRGYGITTRLISLPHLIYRLDAEKMEWFLSAIGPSRAEANHDLTPKGLYYNIAFANALHSPSMKGLFATAERRGVPALLVVLAAFAAGAFLLKGRYPTMPVLFVISTTGFVVMLLELSLIFVFQVLYGYVFHEIGMLITMLMAGMAAGSMAVARRATADAKVSRTLMAAEAALTLLCLLLLLIFTIVGQAEMGGGLLGRPLFFALLFISGLLAGMEFPLAAALHDEERPLKGSVGPVYASDLIGGFIGGITGGFFLFPLMGLVNSCLLLAAVKVCGLLLLLSGKRK; encoded by the coding sequence ATGATCGCACCCCTTGTATTCGCTCTTATCGTCACGGGATTTTCGGGAATCGTCGCGCAGACGGTCCTTATCAGGGAGAGCCTCATCATCTACGGTGGGAACGAGCTTTCCATCGGCCTCACCATTGGCTCCTGGATCTTATGGGAAGCTCTCGGCGCCTGCATCGGCGGCCGGTGGCCGCGCCGGGTCTCACGGGTACCGCAGGCTTTCATCGCCGCCAACCTCGTCTTCAGCCTCGCTTTCCCGGCGGGTGTCTACTGCATCCGCACCCTCAAGGTCATCTTGGGCCTTCCGCCGGAGGTCTCCATGGGGATCGCGGGGATATTCTTCGCGTCCATGGCTATCTTCCTTCCCGTAGGCCTTCTCCACGGTCTTTCTTTCACGGCATCGTGCCGGGTCTACGAGAGCCTGAAACAAGCGCGAGGGCAGGCGGCGGGCAGGGTCTATTTCTACGAGATGCTCGGGACCATTGCCGGCGGGATACTGGTAAGTTATGTCCTCATCACCTGGCTCCATTCGTTCCGGATAGCCGCCCTCATCCTCATCCTCATACCCCTTGCCTGCCTGGTGATGGCCGTCTCAGCGGCGCCTGCCCACAGGAGGCTCCTTGCCGGCCTCAGCCTTGCCGCGGCCCTGGGCTGGACCTTGTTCCTGGCGCTTGGCCTTGACGACCGGCTGCAGTCGCGGTCCATCACCGTGCAGTGGCACGGCCGCGAGGTGGTTTCTTACGAAAATTCGCACTATCAGAATATTGCCGTTACACGGGCAATGGACCAGTATACCTTTTTCACCGACGGCCTGCCGGCGGCCACCATGCCCGTGCCCGACATAACCCGCGTCGAGGAGATCGTCCACATCCCGCTCCTTGCTCATGGGGCGCCGCGGGATATCCTCATCATTCATGGCGGAGCCGGCGGCGTGATCGGAGAGGTCCTGAAGTACCCCACGGTACGGCGTGTCGATTACGTGGAGATCGACCCGGCGTACCTCTCCGCCATAACCCGCCATCCCTCGGGCCTCGTACGGTCGGAGCTTGGCGATTGCCGCGTCGAGCTGCACTACGCCGACGGCAGGGGGTTTGTTAAAAGGGCACACCCGACGCGGCGGTATGATGTCGTCCTTCTGGGGCTTTCCGCGCCCGGAACGCTGCAGGCTAACAGGTTCTTCACCGTGGAATTCTTCCGGGAGGCGCGGCGCATCCTCGCCGACGAAGGCATCCTCGTCTTTACCGTTCCCGGCTCGCTTACCTATTACGGCAGTGAGCTAAGGGATATTAACATGTCCGCCATGGCCACGGCCCGAAGCGTCTTCGACCGCGTCGCCGTCGTGCCGGGGGAAGAGAATATCTTTCTCGTCTCCCCGTCCGCAAAGACCATCAACCTTTCGGCGCAGCAGCTGGAAGGCAGGTTGAGGGGTTATGGCATCACCACGCGACTCATCTCACTGCCCCATCTGATCTACCGTCTCGATGCGGAAAAAATGGAATGGTTCCTCTCTGCGATCGGGCCGTCCCGGGCAGAGGCGAACCACGATCTTACCCCAAAGGGCCTCTATTACAACATTGCCTTTGCCAATGCCCTTCACTCGCCCTCGATGAAAGGTCTTTTCGCGACGGCCGAGCGCCGGGGCGTACCCGCCCTCCTCGTCGTGCTGGCTGCCTTTGCCGCAGGGGCGTTCCTCCTGAAAGGCAGGTACCCGACAATGCCCGTTCTCTTCGTCATCTCCACGACGGGTTTTGTCGTCATGCTCCTCGAACTGTCGCTCATTTTCGTCTTTCAGGTGTTGTACGGGTATGTCTTTCATGAGATCGGCATGCTCATCACCATGCTCATGGCCGGCATGGCAGCAGGCAGCATGGCTGTGGCCCGACGCGCCACGGCGGATGCAAAGGTATCGAGGACCCTCATGGCGGCAGAGGCCGCGCTGACGCTTTTGTGCCTTCTTCTCCTTCTGATATTTACCATTGTGGGCCAGGCCGAAATGGGTGGTGGTCTGTTGGGCCGCCCCCTCTTCTTTGCCCTCCTGTTTATCTCGGGGCTCCTTGCCGGAATGGAATTCCCTCTTGCCGCGGCGCTCCACGATGAGGAAAGACCCCTCAAGGGATCGGTGGGGCCCGTTTACGCCAGCGACCTGATAGGCGGCTTCATCGGAGGAATAACGGGAGGTTTCTTTCTCTTTCCCCTCATGGGTCTCGTTAACAGCTGTCTTCTTTTGGCCGCCGTAAAGGTCTGCGGGCTTCTTCTGCTGTTATCGGGAAAGAGAAAGTAG
- a CDS encoding MFS transporter, which yields MRSNKHLFFVIGWVGMVLYFTQRWIFGPLIPSLMEAFGTDKTTLGIVGAGSLWGYTFTPIIAGLISDRFGRRYVVLFGMFGLSALTVISGLAHSTGQLFLFRFLTGLVEGFFFIPMIAFTMELFPERPGFYLTFMSSGTSFGWFTGPALAGWLLDLTGSWRIPFMVTGIAGIVLAAVLLLVWPEEKRETHPGGKLFDPSILQRSSLIMLVLVSFAAMFQISGEFGFAMWYPVFLKTEIGMTSSMAGLVAGLWGVGQFIGRPTMGHISDRLGYRKVGIAGGIVMGLCLVLVLKVQNPVARGFVTFFTGFAGCAVMGALWTFTGLAFARARGLALGVLTTWSYAIASLSPIAIGWIGDHYRVSTGLLVICIPAVFLACVTFAATNLVKRQ from the coding sequence TTGAGATCGAACAAACACCTTTTCTTCGTTATCGGCTGGGTGGGGATGGTGCTCTACTTCACCCAGAGATGGATATTCGGGCCCCTTATCCCCTCCCTCATGGAGGCCTTCGGCACCGACAAGACCACGCTCGGCATCGTCGGGGCGGGTTCGCTGTGGGGCTATACGTTCACTCCCATCATCGCCGGCCTCATCTCCGACAGGTTCGGGAGGAGATATGTCGTTCTCTTCGGCATGTTCGGGCTCTCGGCACTGACGGTCATATCGGGTCTTGCGCACTCCACGGGACAGCTCTTCCTTTTCCGTTTTCTGACAGGCCTCGTGGAAGGGTTCTTTTTCATTCCCATGATCGCCTTCACCATGGAGCTCTTCCCCGAGAGGCCGGGGTTCTATCTCACTTTCATGTCGTCGGGCACCTCTTTCGGCTGGTTCACGGGCCCCGCCCTTGCGGGATGGCTCCTCGACCTTACGGGAAGCTGGCGCATCCCCTTCATGGTAACGGGGATCGCGGGCATCGTCCTTGCGGCGGTGCTTCTCCTCGTGTGGCCTGAAGAAAAAAGGGAAACACACCCCGGCGGCAAGCTTTTCGACCCGTCCATACTGCAAAGGTCAAGCCTCATCATGCTTGTTCTCGTTAGCTTCGCTGCCATGTTCCAGATATCGGGCGAGTTCGGTTTTGCCATGTGGTACCCCGTCTTCCTGAAAACGGAGATAGGCATGACGTCATCGATGGCGGGTCTTGTCGCGGGCTTGTGGGGCGTGGGCCAGTTCATAGGCAGGCCGACTATGGGCCACATCTCGGACAGGCTGGGATACCGTAAGGTGGGCATTGCCGGCGGCATCGTCATGGGCCTGTGCCTTGTGTTGGTCCTCAAGGTCCAAAACCCTGTCGCCAGGGGTTTCGTAACCTTCTTCACCGGTTTTGCGGGCTGCGCCGTAATGGGGGCTCTCTGGACCTTCACGGGCCTCGCCTTCGCGCGCGCAAGGGGCCTGGCCCTCGGGGTGCTGACCACCTGGTCCTATGCCATCGCCTCCCTTTCCCCCATTGCCATCGGCTGGATCGGCGACCATTACCGCGTATCGACGGGCCTTCTCGTCATCTGCATCCCCGCGGTCTTCCTCGCCTGTGTCACCTTCGCCGCGACAAACCTCGTGAAAAGACAATGA